A part of Amycolatopsis lurida genomic DNA contains:
- a CDS encoding PH domain-containing protein yields MRSHCKHSSGVISVEAERGKVRLRPPRNALDQRVVGWWRLQGTLFWGAPVLVLVVLGLLIAPARFWLLAPAAVIAVLGLVWVIAMPLWWFKVHRWEVTETAVYARSGFFWQEWRVAPMSRIQTVDTLRGPLQQVFKLATVTVTTASARGAVKIRGLDHELAASLAEQLTETTQATPGDAT; encoded by the coding sequence ATGCGATCGCATTGTAAACATTCGTCGGGGGTGATTTCGGTGGAAGCCGAACGGGGGAAGGTGCGGCTGAGGCCGCCGCGGAACGCGCTGGACCAGCGGGTCGTGGGCTGGTGGCGGCTGCAGGGAACGCTTTTCTGGGGCGCTCCGGTGCTGGTACTGGTGGTGCTCGGGCTGCTCATCGCGCCCGCGCGGTTCTGGCTGCTGGCACCGGCGGCGGTGATCGCGGTGCTGGGCCTGGTCTGGGTGATCGCGATGCCGCTGTGGTGGTTCAAGGTGCATCGCTGGGAGGTCACGGAGACGGCGGTGTACGCCCGCTCCGGGTTCTTCTGGCAGGAGTGGCGCGTCGCGCCGATGTCGCGGATCCAGACCGTGGACACCCTGCGCGGTCCGCTGCAGCAGGTGTTCAAGCTCGCGACCGTCACGGTCACCACCGCGTCGGCGCGGGGCGCGGTCAAGATCCGCGGGCTCGACCACGAGCTGGCCGCGAGCCTGGCGGAGCAGCTCACCGAAACGACGCAGGCGACGCCGGGGGACGCGACATGA